Proteins encoded together in one Bacteroides ovatus window:
- the tnpB gene encoding IS66 family insertion sequence element accessory protein TnpB (TnpB, as the term is used for proteins encoded by IS66 family insertion elements, is considered an accessory protein, since TnpC, encoded by a neighboring gene, is a DDE family transposase.), with protein MLGLSANLNYYLFNGNVDLRKGIFRLCESIREEMSLDPSDASNVYMFMSRNRKVVKILHYERGFYVLYEKRPVMGKFKKPVFDEVSRCYRIQWSDMAYLTESIVVDKMYVSPKG; from the coding sequence ATGCTTGGACTGAGTGCTAACCTTAACTATTACCTGTTTAACGGTAATGTTGATTTGCGGAAAGGCATTTTCCGTCTGTGTGAGAGTATAAGGGAAGAAATGTCCCTTGACCCGAGCGATGCGTCCAATGTATATATGTTCATGTCCCGGAACCGAAAGGTTGTGAAGATACTTCATTACGAACGCGGTTTTTATGTGCTTTACGAAAAACGTCCTGTTATGGGCAAATTCAAGAAACCTGTATTTGATGAAGTCTCCAGGTGCTACCGGATACAGTGGTCGGACATGGCTTATCTTACGGAAAGCATTGTAGTTGACAAGATGTACGTTAGTCCGAAAGGCTAA
- a CDS encoding DUF262 domain-containing protein: MNMENKYTPELIATSQFKFSIPLYQRLFAWKKKEVTKLLFDLKEHFAKMPADEPYYLGMLTCIDMKNHYDLIDGQQRFTVMTLFAIIFKEYDDKWSGFLMDGNRLNFIARSDDKAYIKSKINGYPTKTYVNKNMEEGLAAITGFLESNFNTQEERIEFVQQVFTRLTFFFSYLPSSYLADTTSLNKYFEAMNAQGKGLEQHEILKVQLMRGEKEQDYLTHIWNLTSMMDHPIIAKEEDQDEACYRQFYEEAISLCRQKRFHEALEKCRYTSLDDEEEYSIDVIQPEKIEFKQNSYEDGENSIISFPEFLLLVLDVCTGGEQPASHYQPDKLIEKFDALKTYFTAGEFYEKMLYYRLLLDYYTIRRDIKDGQGNYSLILKGPKDDSDKLKQYQSMLYVSTEAFYNWLKPYLRKLEQDELHSCAEMLAFLKKGDNERHSILPARKDLSYKASGNIRYWFWRLDYYLWEQRSTFFNEEEQKIVEHYVFRRNRSIEHLHPQDESHNEEWEEEAVHSFGNLAMISQSFNSQQSNDHIQIKFARIHEQISNKSLQSIKMFLMCKLADFNYQNWTMKLAKEHENEMIEFLERSFYISD; encoded by the coding sequence ATGAATATGGAGAATAAATATACGCCGGAACTTATTGCTACAAGTCAGTTTAAGTTTTCTATTCCGCTTTACCAACGTTTATTTGCATGGAAAAAGAAAGAGGTTACCAAACTTCTTTTTGATCTTAAGGAGCATTTTGCAAAGATGCCTGCCGATGAGCCATATTATCTCGGTATGCTTACTTGTATTGATATGAAAAATCATTATGACTTAATTGACGGTCAGCAACGATTTACTGTCATGACTCTTTTTGCCATCATTTTTAAGGAATATGATGATAAATGGTCCGGTTTCTTAATGGATGGTAATCGCCTTAATTTCATAGCGAGAAGCGATGATAAGGCATATATAAAGAGCAAGATCAATGGTTATCCGACTAAAACGTATGTCAATAAGAATATGGAAGAGGGACTCGCCGCTATAACTGGTTTCTTAGAATCCAATTTTAATACTCAGGAGGAACGGATTGAGTTTGTGCAACAAGTTTTCACACGATTGACATTTTTCTTTTCTTACTTGCCATCAAGCTATCTTGCAGATACCACTTCGCTGAATAAATATTTTGAAGCAATGAATGCACAAGGAAAAGGACTAGAACAGCATGAGATTCTTAAAGTGCAACTGATGCGGGGAGAAAAAGAACAGGATTACTTGACGCATATTTGGAATCTGACCTCCATGATGGATCATCCTATCATTGCAAAGGAAGAAGACCAGGACGAGGCTTGTTATCGTCAATTTTATGAAGAAGCTATAAGTCTCTGCCGTCAGAAACGGTTTCATGAAGCTTTAGAAAAGTGCAGATATACGTCTCTCGATGACGAGGAGGAGTATTCTATAGATGTGATCCAACCTGAAAAAATAGAATTTAAGCAGAATAGCTATGAAGATGGTGAAAACAGTATTATATCATTTCCGGAGTTTCTTCTTTTGGTACTTGATGTATGTACTGGCGGTGAGCAACCAGCCAGTCATTATCAGCCGGATAAACTGATAGAGAAGTTTGATGCTCTGAAAACATACTTCACTGCAGGGGAATTTTACGAGAAAATGCTTTATTACCGGCTACTGCTTGATTATTATACGATTAGAAGAGATATCAAGGATGGGCAAGGTAATTACAGTTTAATCCTGAAAGGTCCAAAGGATGATAGTGATAAATTAAAGCAATACCAATCGATGCTTTACGTTTCAACGGAGGCTTTCTACAATTGGCTCAAACCTTATTTGAGAAAATTAGAGCAAGATGAACTCCACTCCTGTGCAGAGATGCTCGCATTCCTTAAAAAAGGAGATAATGAACGTCACAGCATATTACCTGCCAGAAAAGATCTTTCATATAAAGCATCCGGTAACATTAGGTACTGGTTTTGGCGTTTAGACTATTACCTTTGGGAACAACGCAGCACTTTCTTCAATGAAGAAGAACAGAAGATTGTAGAGCACTATGTGTTTCGGAGAAATCGTTCTATTGAACATCTGCATCCTCAAGACGAATCGCACAATGAAGAATGGGAGGAAGAAGCTGTACATTCATTTGGCAATCTTGCCATGATTTCTCAAAGTTTCAATTCACAACAAAGTAATGACCATATACAAATAAAGTTTGCCCGAATCCATGAGCAAATCAGCAACAAATCACTGCAAAGCATTAAGATGTTTTTAATGTGTAAACTCGCTGACTTTAACTATCAAAATTGGACAATGAAATTGGCTAAAGAACACGAAAATGAAATGATTGAATTTTTAGAACGGTCTTTCTATATATCAGATTGA
- the tnpC gene encoding IS66 family transposase, whose translation MIDERAYELLCCQLGLANEEKAGLRKQNKELIARLESIEESNRENSKNLIDTINDLKDTIEKQSTTVEHYRKEMELMRKQLEAKDEVNRMLANEISNLRLQLEDSRKHRFGRTSEQRRLLNNRNLDKSALEQSEYDGSDRKDDNNKTDDNETGSNTSSGNIPAQNSKPSRRKETAPRAGKTKLKVDKVVVHEVDEYYTLPEGGRFMNRNGMPDVWEYRVIEHVRAYNVEHVYKVARVKLADGTFTSTMEHPLKNLGGIFSPELLARLLCLKYDFSMPENRQIRLLAREGIHISNTTLNSYIHNGIAKLREFMEDVFKEFVQRANYLMVDETTELVGVETKEGKAYRRKYLWAFFAKHIKMVYYHYNNGSRSSDAAKSFLEYFMGTISTDGYTVYRMFDGDDSKVLHIGCWTHCRRLWVDALPSDRTAMDIIDPIGEMFRNEDLFRMMKLSGEQIKERRLKLTGPILERIHHKVVIMMQDAKIMANELMRKAVNYTINQWKSLRNILKDGSAEISNNLCEQRMKPVKLLLKNCMNVGSEDAAENSAFTFSLIESCKLNGIDPQNYLKHLFECILHGKDCDKKALLPCFYKPEC comes from the coding sequence ATGATTGATGAAAGAGCATACGAGTTACTTTGCTGCCAGCTGGGTCTGGCGAATGAGGAAAAGGCAGGTCTTCGCAAACAGAATAAAGAATTGATTGCGAGGCTTGAGTCTATTGAAGAATCCAACAGGGAGAACTCTAAAAATCTGATAGATACCATCAATGATCTCAAAGATACCATCGAAAAGCAGTCAACCACGGTTGAACATTACAGGAAAGAAATGGAACTTATGAGAAAGCAGCTTGAAGCAAAGGATGAGGTGAACAGGATGCTGGCAAACGAGATCTCCAATCTCAGACTTCAGCTTGAGGACAGCAGGAAACACCGTTTCGGCCGTACTTCCGAGCAAAGAAGGCTGTTGAACAACCGTAATCTCGACAAGTCCGCTCTGGAACAATCCGAGTATGACGGTTCTGACAGGAAGGATGATAATAATAAGACCGATGATAACGAAACCGGCAGCAATACCTCTTCCGGCAACATACCTGCCCAGAACAGCAAACCTTCAAGGAGAAAGGAAACCGCACCACGTGCCGGGAAAACAAAATTGAAAGTTGACAAGGTGGTAGTACATGAAGTGGACGAGTATTACACGCTTCCAGAAGGGGGACGGTTTATGAACCGCAACGGTATGCCTGATGTGTGGGAATACAGGGTCATAGAACATGTAAGGGCTTATAACGTGGAGCATGTTTACAAGGTGGCAAGGGTAAAGCTTGCGGACGGCACTTTCACAAGCACCATGGAACATCCGCTGAAAAACCTTGGAGGTATCTTCTCTCCTGAACTGCTTGCCCGTCTGCTTTGTCTGAAATATGACTTCAGCATGCCTGAGAACAGACAGATAAGACTGCTTGCAAGAGAGGGTATCCACATAAGCAATACCACGCTGAACAGCTATATCCATAACGGAATCGCCAAACTAAGGGAGTTCATGGAAGATGTCTTCAAGGAGTTTGTACAGAGAGCTAATTACCTTATGGTTGATGAGACTACTGAGCTTGTTGGAGTGGAAACAAAGGAAGGTAAGGCTTACAGGAGAAAGTACTTATGGGCTTTCTTTGCCAAGCATATTAAGATGGTCTATTATCACTATAATAACGGCAGCAGGTCGTCCGATGCGGCAAAATCATTCCTGGAATATTTTATGGGAACCATATCCACTGACGGATATACGGTTTACAGGATGTTTGACGGAGACGACTCAAAGGTGCTTCATATAGGATGCTGGACGCATTGTAGAAGGTTGTGGGTTGATGCCCTGCCTTCAGACAGAACAGCGATGGACATAATAGATCCTATCGGTGAGATGTTCAGAAATGAAGACCTGTTCCGTATGATGAAACTCAGCGGTGAGCAGATTAAGGAAAGAAGGCTTAAGCTAACAGGACCGATTCTTGAACGTATCCATCATAAGGTGGTCATTATGATGCAGGATGCGAAGATTATGGCTAACGAACTGATGAGAAAGGCCGTGAACTATACGATAAACCAGTGGAAATCCTTGAGAAATATCCTCAAGGACGGTTCAGCAGAAATCTCGAACAACCTCTGTGAGCAAAGGATGAAACCTGTAAAGCTGCTGCTCAAGAACTGTATGAACGTTGGCAGTGAGGATGCGGCAGAAAACTCTGCATTCACCTTCTCTCTGATAGAAAGCTGTAAGTTGAACGGCATAGACCCTCAGAATTACCTGAAACACTTGTTTGAATGTATTCTTCATGGTAAGGACTGCGACAAGAAGGCTCTTCTGCCATGTTTCTATAAACCGGAATGTTAA
- a CDS encoding helix-turn-helix domain-containing protein: MNDCYLSLLLNFRALLSIDSGANLVNSKQAIGVILPDLSLLGYAVPVESFGIGLFIVLFAYLAVEYNVQLLSHEKLKIAMNMLHTTYTPLILLRNQLEELKTGNLPESLSQQVEEALGYTEYIIYCNQNIVTLNKVNKKILPKTSTANLELSSYITSIVNQCRPYADSRRIQLTVSECSDCVSCRINENIMTAALQHLISKLILGSDLGCCISINITHTTDSWQLQITNCEIADKRVGKMFPFIPVIFPIYGYSDLWTVRKIIRLHGGKINGYRHGKSFAFQIVIPTDCHCRNQECSAIKHSSTNTKNKAKKSSESDKDDTPNAKTKDTSHILLVMADGAFRNYLKKALSRYFQISALEDPDLLKDTVVRQNPDAIIIDDNVNGTNGDTLSFRIKTDKMIGYIPVVLLIRAFDNESYLSHLGSGADRLELRTESICRLRANIRMLVENRMVLRERVKLFLSDAVFPMVPTKEEMETENTDQIFMDKVNKILEKNISTDKYTIDKLSIDIGMSRTAFYSRIREITGNPPENYIYSFKMDRALKLLASQQYTVSEIAGMLGYCDAKYFGKKFKDFYHVCPTDYIKSIIG; the protein is encoded by the coding sequence ATGAATGATTGTTACCTGAGTTTATTATTAAACTTTCGCGCTTTACTTTCTATAGATAGTGGAGCCAATTTAGTAAACAGTAAACAAGCTATTGGCGTAATTTTGCCTGATTTGTCATTGCTTGGTTATGCAGTTCCTGTAGAGAGTTTCGGCATTGGGCTATTTATTGTTTTGTTTGCGTATCTTGCGGTAGAGTATAATGTTCAGTTGTTGTCACATGAAAAACTTAAGATAGCTATGAACATGCTCCATACTACGTATACCCCGTTGATATTGTTACGAAATCAATTGGAAGAACTTAAAACCGGTAATCTTCCCGAATCGCTTTCCCAACAAGTAGAAGAGGCATTGGGATATACCGAATACATCATATATTGCAATCAGAATATTGTAACCCTCAATAAGGTAAACAAAAAAATACTTCCTAAGACATCAACGGCAAATTTGGAACTCTCTTCTTATATTACTTCTATTGTCAATCAATGTCGACCTTATGCTGATTCGCGCCGTATACAACTGACTGTCAGCGAATGTTCGGATTGCGTCAGTTGCAGAATCAATGAAAACATTATGACGGCAGCGCTTCAGCATCTTATAAGCAAACTAATTTTGGGTTCCGATTTAGGTTGTTGCATATCAATCAATATAACACATACAACAGATTCCTGGCAGTTGCAGATTACTAATTGTGAGATAGCAGACAAAAGAGTAGGGAAAATGTTTCCTTTTATTCCGGTCATATTTCCTATATATGGGTATAGTGATTTGTGGACTGTAAGAAAAATCATTCGCCTGCATGGTGGAAAAATAAACGGATATAGACATGGCAAATCATTTGCTTTCCAAATTGTCATTCCAACAGATTGTCATTGCCGGAATCAGGAATGTTCGGCTATCAAACATTCTTCAACAAATACGAAGAATAAGGCTAAAAAATCTTCTGAAAGTGATAAAGATGATACCCCGAATGCTAAAACAAAAGATACATCCCATATCTTATTGGTAATGGCGGACGGGGCATTCAGGAATTATTTAAAAAAAGCCTTATCGCGGTATTTTCAGATTTCAGCTTTGGAGGATCCTGATTTGCTGAAGGATACAGTAGTCCGCCAAAATCCTGATGCTATAATTATTGACGATAATGTAAACGGAACAAATGGAGATACACTTAGTTTCCGGATCAAAACAGATAAAATGATAGGGTATATACCGGTTGTCCTTTTGATAAGGGCCTTTGATAACGAAAGTTATTTGTCTCATTTAGGAAGTGGGGCGGATCGTCTGGAATTACGAACAGAAAGCATTTGCAGGCTAAGGGCAAACATACGTATGCTTGTAGAAAACCGCATGGTTTTGCGTGAACGGGTCAAATTGTTTTTGTCAGATGCTGTTTTTCCAATGGTCCCCACCAAAGAAGAAATGGAAACAGAAAATACGGATCAGATATTTATGGATAAAGTCAATAAAATCCTGGAAAAGAACATCTCTACTGATAAATATACAATAGATAAATTAAGTATCGATATAGGAATGAGCCGTACTGCTTTTTATAGCAGGATACGAGAGATAACCGGGAATCCTCCGGAAAATTATATCTATTCGTTCAAAATGGACAGGGCACTTAAACTGCTAGCCTCCCAACAGTACACTGTTTCGGAAATTGCAGGAATGCTGGGATATTGTGATGCTAAATATTTTGGAAAGAAGTTCAAAGACTTCTATCATGTATGTCCTACGGATTACATTAAAAGTATTATAGGGTAA